Genomic window (Lewinellaceae bacterium):
CCAAATACAAGAACAATTTCGACTACAACTACGCCCTGAATATGCTCAATAAAGAAGAATTTAAGGGCAATGGCTGTATAATGTTGAGAGAAGACGCCAGCCTTCAATCCCGGATTGCTTCCCTGCATTATGAATGCTATAAGAAAATAGAAGAGGTGGAACGGGAAATAGAAAGCCGCAGTGAAGAAATCCAATGCATCGTCGCCCGCGAGGGCCTGCTCCGTCATCCTGCTTTTCCTTTTGGCCAAGCACAACAACCTGAACTATGGGATTATGCCGATGGAGTGGATACCCTGGCTTTTCTCCTGAATCTTTAATTGCACACAATCCCGGAATATGAAATTTTTATACTTACCTCTGATCCTATTGACTGTCCTCCAGCCAGGGTTTGGGCAAAACGACTACCGGGTCATTGGCGCGGCTCATGAGATCGAGGCATCGATCAGCAGCGACTATTACATTCAGGCCATTGAAGACCAGCGTGCCTTTCAGGCTAACCTGGGAATTGTCAACCGGGGATTGTGGAATGACCTCAAACGGCAGTTGATCCTGGAAACCGGTTTCTGGGACAGCCTGCTGAAGCAAATGAATGCCTGGCTTTTGCCGCAGGAAAATGCCGAACCGATAGTGGTTAAGGTTCAGGAACTTTACCTTTGGGAAAACCGGGGAATGAAGGCGGAGCAGGGGTTCATCCGCCTGAAACTTTCTTTTGCTCCTGCCGGCAAAGAGGTGGAAACGGTAGTTGCGGTTGAACTTTCGGGTAAGGAAACGACGGTGCTCGACGGCCATGCCAAACGCCTGGAAGCCGCTTTCTTTCGGTGTTTGCAGCAGTATGATGAGAAACGAAAAAATGACGGAGAGGGGATAGCCTCTGTTTTTTCGGCTCAGGACGGCGCCGGGAGAGCCGATATCCTGGCGGCCCGCAACTTTTTGAATCTCTGGAAAGGGGAACTTTTCCCTGCTTCCGGTTCCCTGCGAAATAAAGGCGTGCTATTCCGGTATCAGTTGTATCGCAGGGGCGCGCCGGCGGAGCAACCTTATTATGCTTTGCTGAGAAAGAATAAGCTGTACCTGTGGGCCGGCAATTACACCGGAGCAGGCGAATATTACACCCAGGTTCTGGAACAGGGCCGCTACCTGTTCCTGATCGACGAATTATTTATAAAACAGGGGTCAGAACTGGCGGCAAAGTTAGGCGAGGCTACAAGCAGGGTAGGCATTCTCATCGATATGGAAACGGGCGCGCCTCAAATCGTGGACGATGAATTGATGGAAAAGCTGATGAAGCCCTACCCGGCGTTGTCGGAAAAATACCTGTTCAAAGACATTCTGAAATTTCCTTTTCAACTCACCAGAGTGCAGAACGTAATCGCGGAAATCAACCAGATGGAGCCGAAAAATTAATGACAGGGGTGGCGCCACTTCCAATGACGCCACCCCTGTTGCTTAATGAGCAAAGCTCTTATTCAAAAACCAATTTTTGCACAGCCACTCCTTCCTTGAACCTCAGCCGCAGGAAGTATATGCCCGCCGAGGCGCCTTCCCTTGGAATCGTGAATTGATTGCTGTTCACATTAAAGAAGTTGCGCACCAGCCGGCCGTTTACATCGTACATTTCGATGGTGCGGATGGGATACGCAGCGTCGGCGCTGATGGCCACTTCTTCAGCGGCCGGGTTGGGGGCTACTTTGAGGTTGAGCTCCGCCGCATCCAGCGTTTTGATGCTGCTGAAGCTGCAGCCCAGGTTCATCGCCAGGCAGGCGCGGGGGCCGACATAAGCCATGATCGTATCCCAGTATATTTTGGCGCGCTCCGGGTTGGGCGGAGGGTTGGGCGGAACGTTGGGGCTGTCGGCTGCGTAGTAGTCCCAGGGCTGCTCGCCGGTTGGCCCGCCGTCAAAGGGGAAAGGAAACAGCCCGTTGTAGCCGTCGTTGCGGCTGTCGGCCACTTCTCTGTAGTCAACAATTCCAGCGGGGACGTTATCGAATAGGTCATTAATGCCCAGTTCATTCAAGCGCGCTTGAATATTGTAAGAGCCGGATACGTCTACCACGGCAAAGTCATCTGAAGGGTCAATGGGGTCTTCTCCGGTGCCGGGCACAGTCAGGACGCCTTCGGTGTAGGGGGCGAAAATGTCATTGGGGTTGTGGAAAGAAATCCAGGGAAATGTATTTTCATCAATCCAGCTGATGTCGCCCAAAGCACCGCCGTTATTGACAACCAGGCTTACATCGGATGAAATGGCGGAGCCGTCGGCGTAGGTGACGTGGTTGGGATAGCAGAGCGTATCCCCGGCCGGAAGCACCGGGTAACCCGGAGGGACAATACCCACTGAGGTGCCGTTAATGTCGCCATTAACCTGTTGAATAACCATCGGGACAGTACCGCCTCCCAGGTTGATCAGGAATTTGGGAATAACGATTTCCGCGTACTCGTCAATCGTGGCGACAGCGGCGGTAATGTATCCGCCGGTGCCTATGCCCCACATGCCGACCTTGTCCGGGTCGATGTTATAAGGATTCCCCCCGTCGACGGCGAGCTTGCGCATGTAGCGCACCGCGGTGCGGGCATCCTGAACGCCCCGGTAGGCTGCATTGATCAGGAAAAACTTGCGAATATCCTGAGACGGGTCGACCGGGTTCCACCCCAGGCGGTAGTCTACCGAAGCGGCGACATACCCCCTTTGGGCAAGCCGCGTGCACACCTCTACTACGGTCGAGTCTCTGATCGTTCCTCCCGTCCCGTTGTTTTGTGGGAAAGGCAGAAAGTTGCCGGTGTGAAAAACCAACATGACAGGGCGAGCGCTGTTGTCGTCTCCTACTGGTTCATAAATGTCCATAATCAGCGGACGGGGAACTGCTTCCATGGTTTGCTGAAAGAGCACCGGCAGGATAGTCGCATTGACCCCGTAAACCTGATTGGTGGTCAACTGTACATCGTATAGCGCTTCCAGGTAGGGGCCTTGCTGAGCCCGCAGGGAAACCGCTAATGACAAGATTAAGGTTAGGAATAAAAAGTTAAGCTTCTTCATAGTTAGCATTTAGAGTTAAGTTGCTTAATTATTGTTCATACAAAAAGGAAATATAGGCCAGGCGCCCGACCCGGGGGCCGCCGTAAGTTTGGAATACCTGGTTGTCCAGAATGTTGGTGGCGCCGACCTTGATGGTCGTGTTTAATTTTGGAATACTGAAATTGACCTGCCCGTCCAGCAACCCGTAAGAAGGAATGAAGCCGGTAAACTGCGGGGAGCCTTCAAAAAGGAAGCCCTCCATCCATTTGTAATTGACGTTAAAACCCCAGTTCCTCAGCTTGCCGGTCTGTATATTCCTGCCGGAAACGCCGATGTTGAACTTGTGTTCCGGCGTGTTGAAGGCCGGAATAATAGGGTCGTCAGATTGAGAGACGATGGCGTTGTAGGAGTAATTTCCCGCCAGGGAAAAGTACGTCGCAAAATAGTAGTTCAGGCCCATCGAGAAGCCCTGGGTGGTGACTTTGTCCCGGGCATTGGAAGCAAAGCGGAATACCTGCACATCACTGGGCAAAAAGGAACTGGGGCTTTCGAACTCGGCCTGTATGGCAATATTGTATCCGATAAAATCCCGGTACACATTGTAATAATAGCCGGCATCTACAAAAAGGCGGTTCCAGAGGGTGGCCCGGTATCCGGCTTCCACGGTGCGCACTTTTTCCGGCTGTATGGGGTCAATGTCGTAATATTCGAGCAACCTGCGCTGCAGAAAGCCGCTGAGGTAGTCCTGGAAAGACTCCAGCGTAATGACACTGTCGGCGCCATTGAGGTTGCCTGCCAGGGTAGCCGGGCCGACATTAAGCGATAGGTACTGGTCGGAAAGGGTGGGGTTGCGCACCCCGGAGGAGAAACTCACCCGCATATAGTGGTTGGGTTTTGGCTTCCAGACCACCGAAGCCGCCGGAGTGAATACATGGTCGAAGTTTTCGTTTTTGTCCATCCGGAGGGTGACATTGGTGCGGAACCTTCCGCCGTCAAACATCTTGTTGATCCCGCCGTATACCCCGTATTCGGAGTTGGTGATCTCGATCCCTGCCGTATCGTAAAAGATGGTGCCTCGGGAATCCGGCGTATACAGGCGGTAATTTCCGCCCACGATGAATTCGGCGAACTCGGGGTTAAACCGCTTTTCGCCGTGTACGTGGTAAAGAGAGGACTTATCGTAGAACCGGGTGCCTTGCTGGTCATTGTTGAAGGCCGAGGTGATATCGTTGAAAACCTCCTCAAACTCCGGCGTGCCGGGAATATAGCGCCCCGGCAATCCGTTGGTTTCATTGGGTTTGTTGACGAAATCTCGCGCTCTTTGGTGGGCATCGTTCAGGAAATCCCGGTTGTCGGCCAGCCATTGTTGCGCGCCCTGGTCATCAAACTCAATGGTCACCTGGCCGGTTGCCGGGTCAAAGATGATGGTTTCCTGGGGATAGCCCATCATCACCATCGTGTCGGCGATGTTGTTGTCTTCCCACCATTTTTTGTACCGGTTAAAGTAGCTGCCGTCGGATTGAGCGCGCCTTTCCATCCGCAGGGCTGTAAAATAGGGGTCGTAGCTGTCGCCGGCATCTTCGCGGGACATATAGGCGCGGATGAAAAAATTATCGCGTTTTCTGAATTCAATGCGCGGTTGCATGAAGGTGATGTTCTTCAGGCTGAACCGGTTGTCGCCCTGGTATACTGTGGTGCCGGCACCGTAACTCATCCCCAGGATCAGCTCCGGCGATTCCTCCTGAAGTTTCGGGTTGGTGCGGAAATAAACGGAGCCCAGCGCCTTGAAATTGCGGGTGTTGTATTCCACCAGGTCGGCTTCCTGGTAGCCCATGCGGTGAACCGTGCCCAGCCCGGCAGCATCGTTGAAAGAATTGGTGGTATTTTGAGTGAAGTCTCCAAACAGGATGTATTCATCGCCATAGGTGTTTACCGCGTCCCAACCGCCGGGGTTCCCGGTCGGGGTAGGGGTCCCGTCGACGGCGTCTCTGTTTTCCGCTTCCCAGTCATCAGCCTGCAGGTAGGACAGGGTAAATTTATAGGCTACAGATTTGTCCCCGTCTTTGTTTTTGAAGCTGTCCGCCCAGCGGATTTCGGGATTGAGCAGGTTGCGCTCGCCGACTTTTACCTGGGCGGAGAGGCCTTCCGTGAAGAAAGGGTTCTTGGTCTCCATGCTGATCACGCCATTGAAGGCGTTGGGGCCGTAAAAGGAAGAGCTTGCCCCCTGGATGATATCTACTTTCAGAACGTCCAGTTCAGGAGCGCCCAGGAAGTTGCCCAGGGAGAAGTTGAGGCCGGGCGCCTGGTTGTCCACGCCGTCAATAATCTGCAGCGACCGGACCGGGCTGGTGCTGTTGAAACCCCGGGTGTTGATGATCTTGAAGCCCAGGCTGGCTGCGGTCAGGTCTACCCCTTTTAGGGTGCCCAGCCCATCGTAAAAGCTGCTGGCTGCTGTTTCCTTAATTGCCAGCACATCCAGAGACTCTACCGTAAGGGGAGAGGCTTTCTGCTTTTCAGAGACCCGTTGGCCACGGACTTCCACAACTTCGGTAGTGATGGATTCTTCTTCCAACTGTGCTTTAATATTTTGATCCGCAGAATTTACAACCAAATCCTGGGCGGCATAACCCACATAAGAGATGACGAGGGTGAAAGGGAATGGCTCTTTAG
Coding sequences:
- a CDS encoding T9SS type A sorting domain-containing protein; this encodes MKKLNFLFLTLILSLAVSLRAQQGPYLEALYDVQLTTNQVYGVNATILPVLFQQTMEAVPRPLIMDIYEPVGDDNSARPVMLVFHTGNFLPFPQNNGTGGTIRDSTVVEVCTRLAQRGYVAASVDYRLGWNPVDPSQDIRKFFLINAAYRGVQDARTAVRYMRKLAVDGGNPYNIDPDKVGMWGIGTGGYITAAVATIDEYAEIVIPKFLINLGGGTVPMVIQQVNGDINGTSVGIVPPGYPVLPAGDTLCYPNHVTYADGSAISSDVSLVVNNGGALGDISWIDENTFPWISFHNPNDIFAPYTEGVLTVPGTGEDPIDPSDDFAVVDVSGSYNIQARLNELGINDLFDNVPAGIVDYREVADSRNDGYNGLFPFPFDGGPTGEQPWDYYAADSPNVPPNPPPNPERAKIYWDTIMAYVGPRACLAMNLGCSFSSIKTLDAAELNLKVAPNPAAEEVAISADAAYPIRTIEMYDVNGRLVRNFFNVNSNQFTIPREGASAGIYFLRLRFKEGVAVQKLVFE
- a CDS encoding TonB-dependent receptor translates to MKFAIKGLFLNIILAVGFQPPVVAQATIRGTVFDKVNGDRLIGASVIIKGTADGTVTDFDGVFEIRTKEPFPFTLVISYVGYAAQDLVVNSADQNIKAQLEEESITTEVVEVRGQRVSEKQKASPLTVESLDVLAIKETAASSFYDGLGTLKGVDLTAASLGFKIINTRGFNSTSPVRSLQIIDGVDNQAPGLNFSLGNFLGAPELDVLKVDIIQGASSSFYGPNAFNGVISMETKNPFFTEGLSAQVKVGERNLLNPEIRWADSFKNKDGDKSVAYKFTLSYLQADDWEAENRDAVDGTPTPTGNPGGWDAVNTYGDEYILFGDFTQNTTNSFNDAAGLGTVHRMGYQEADLVEYNTRNFKALGSVYFRTNPKLQEESPELILGMSYGAGTTVYQGDNRFSLKNITFMQPRIEFRKRDNFFIRAYMSREDAGDSYDPYFTALRMERRAQSDGSYFNRYKKWWEDNNIADTMVMMGYPQETIIFDPATGQVTIEFDDQGAQQWLADNRDFLNDAHQRARDFVNKPNETNGLPGRYIPGTPEFEEVFNDITSAFNNDQQGTRFYDKSSLYHVHGEKRFNPEFAEFIVGGNYRLYTPDSRGTIFYDTAGIEITNSEYGVYGGINKMFDGGRFRTNVTLRMDKNENFDHVFTPAASVVWKPKPNHYMRVSFSSGVRNPTLSDQYLSLNVGPATLAGNLNGADSVITLESFQDYLSGFLQRRLLEYYDIDPIQPEKVRTVEAGYRATLWNRLFVDAGYYYNVYRDFIGYNIAIQAEFESPSSFLPSDVQVFRFASNARDKVTTQGFSMGLNYYFATYFSLAGNYSYNAIVSQSDDPIIPAFNTPEHKFNIGVSGRNIQTGKLRNWGFNVNYKWMEGFLFEGSPQFTGFIPSYGLLDGQVNFSIPKLNTTIKVGATNILDNQVFQTYGGPRVGRLAYISFLYEQ